In the Arachis ipaensis cultivar K30076 chromosome B10, Araip1.1, whole genome shotgun sequence genome, one interval contains:
- the LOC107619973 gene encoding uncharacterized protein LOC107619973 yields the protein MAPRKAGGLGVGDAVVRNTALLFKWWWRFSKEDCPLWKRVVCSCNSMNPSVMLCGQPIPTRGGLWRDICQLQIREPQIRKKMIRGLSMDVGNGRTIKFWEDVWLPGGRLKEMFPRLFSVSNLTGSVIGECGFWDGLEWIWSFQWKRELFQWELELLHQLHEVLQSVRITTEREDRVVWKYDKTGIFTTNSFVQVMQEAALPEKITSYSFTSAIWRGFAPPRVELFSWFVLVERVNTKERLCKLGVIDQHDNMCVLCCKSVESAFHLFIGCEITWQV from the coding sequence ATGGCTCCTAGAAAGGCGGGTGGGTTAGGAGTGGGAGATGCAGTGGTTAGGAATACAGCCCTtctgttcaagtggtggtggaggttttcGAAAGAGGATTGCCCCTTATGGAAGAGAGTAGTTTGCTCTTGTAATAGCATGAATCCCTCTGTGATGCTGTGTGGTCAGCCTATTCCTACAAGAGGGGGTCTTTGGAGAGATATCTGTCAGCTCCAGATCAGGGAGCCACAGATCAGAAAAAAGATGATCAGAGGATTATCTATGGATGTAGGGAATGGCAGAACAATCAAGTTCTGGGAGGATGTCTGGCTGCCTGGTGGAAGGTTGAAAGAGATGTTCCCAAGACTTTTCTCGGTCTCAAACCTCACAGGATCTGTTATAGGGGAGtgcgggttttgggatgggttagaatGGATCTGGAGTTTTCAGTGGAAGAGAGAATTATTTCAGTGGGAGCTGGAGCTTTTACACCAACTCCATGAGGTCTTGCAGTCAGTTAGAATAACAACTGAGAGGGAGGACAGGGTGGTGTGGAAATATGATAAAACTGGTATTTTTACTACTAATTCCTTTGTGCAGGTAATGCAGGAAGCAGCACTCCCGGAGAAAATTACGAGCTATAGCTTCACTAGCGCTATTTGGAGGGGTTTTGCTCCGCCAAGGGTTGAGTTATTTTCATGGTTTGTTTTGGTTGAGAGGGTGAATACTAAGGAGAGACTATGCAAATTAGGAGTCATTGACCAGCATGATAATATGTGTGTTTTATGTTGTAAGTCTGTTGAATCTGCTTTTCATCTTTTTATTGGCTGTGAGATCACTTGGCAGGTGTAG
- the LOC107619974 gene encoding uncharacterized protein LOC107619974: MCMLGVYVGTNKWIPSKPFKMERGLRQGDLLSPFLFVLVVDVLHRMIGEAVTNGCIAPLLVGRDHIELSHLQFADDTILFCPPEEETIRNYKRLLCCFELMSGLSINFEKPSFIPVNCEECWMRQMCQLLGCKEASLPVRYLGISLGANPRLVKTWKPVIDKVEEKLSLWKAKTLNKVGKLVLIKSVLNSLPIYYLSLYKMPKTVAEKLISLQRRFL, translated from the coding sequence ATGTGTATGCTCGGCGTCTATGTCGGTACTAATAAATGGATCCCTTCAAAGCCATTCAAAATGGAAAGGGGTCTACGACAAGGAGATCTGTTGTCGCCCTTTCTGTTTGTGCTAGTTGTTGATGTCCTTCATCGGATGATCGGAGAGGCGGTAACAAATGGGTGCATTGCTCCGCTTTTGGTAGGACGAGATCATATTGAGCTGTCACACTTGCAGTTTGCGGATGATACAATACTGTTCTGTCCTCCAGAGGAAGAGACTATCAGAAATTACAAGCGCTTACTGTGCTGCTTTGAACTGATGTCCGGGTTGAGTATTAATTTTGAGAAGCCCAGTTTCATTCCAGTTAATTGTGAAGAGTGTTGGATGAGACAGATGTGTCAGCTTTTGGGATGTAAGGAAGCCTCGTTACCAGTCCGATACCTTGGAATCTCTCTGGGAGCGAACCCAAGGTTAGTTAAGACTTGGAAACCAGTAATTGATAAGGTGGAAGAAAAGTTGAGCTTGTGGAAGGCGAAGACTCTCAATAAAGTGGGCAAGCTAGTTCTCATTAAGTCCGTCCTCAATAGCCTGCCTATATACTATCTCAGCCTGTACAAGATGCCGAAGACAGTAGCAGAAAAGTTGATCTCATTGCAAAGACGATTCTTGTGA